In Rhodopirellula sp. P2, the DNA window CACTTTGATTGGCAAACCAGGCGATACACTGGATTTGTTGACTGAATCCAAACTCCGCCGTCGTTTTCGTGGTGCCCAGCGATCGTTGGACCGACTGCACGCCGGGTATTACATCGCGGAAATGCTGCGGTTGCTGGTCGACGACGACGACCCACACGGCGAATTGTTCGACATGACCTTGTCGGCCATGGGGATGATCGATGGGGATGGTCCGGTGGCGGAAACGTTGTTGGCGTTTGATGCCCAGTGTTTGAGATTGTTGGGGCATTCCCCGGCAACCGATCGTTGCACGGTGTGCGGGAAGGACGTGGAGCGAAGCCGAAGACGAGCTTCGTTTTCATTGGTCGGGGGCGGCGTGGTGTGTGAAACCTGCCGTCCGGCGCAAAGTCATCTGATGACGGTCAGCTGGGATGCCTTGGGGGCTCTGCGTGAACTCGCTCGCGATCCTGGTGGTGACGGGGACGGTGCGGCGAATCCAGCGACCCAAAGTGGTGAACATGGGATCTCAGAAGGCACGCTTTCGGTGAATCCGAGCCCCGAGGATCCGGCTCCGCTGCCCTCGGCCGCGTT includes these proteins:
- the recO gene encoding DNA repair protein RecO, giving the protein MINQSTTAIVLRTVEFSETSLIVTLLTKDLGRISALAKGARRLKGPFEGSLDLLSVCAITLIGKPGDTLDLLTESKLRRRFRGAQRSLDRLHAGYYIAEMLRLLVDDDDPHGELFDMTLSAMGMIDGDGPVAETLLAFDAQCLRLLGHSPATDRCTVCGKDVERSRRRASFSLVGGGVVCETCRPAQSHLMTVSWDALGALRELARDPGGDGDGAANPATQSGEHGISEGTLSVNPSPEDPAPLPSAAFPIGRLFPSLTPAIYRDLRGLLNHTLEALIGKTPRMQAFLPSKLDSH